In one Nodosilinea sp. FACHB-141 genomic region, the following are encoded:
- a CDS encoding TIGR00725 family protein: MAYIIIGVMGPGSSATPTQIKTAYALGHAIASAGWVVLTGGRQAGVMEAACQGAKAAGGLTVSILPSANGADRSAAVDIPILTGLGDARNVVNVLSSQVVVACGLGPGTASEIALALKAQRPVILIEMPPGAIALWQSLATGPLAIADTVAVAIEQIQQWLAP, from the coding sequence ATGGCCTACATCATTATTGGTGTTATGGGACCGGGAAGCTCAGCGACCCCGACCCAGATAAAGACAGCCTATGCCCTTGGACATGCCATCGCTTCTGCTGGCTGGGTAGTGCTTACCGGGGGCCGTCAGGCGGGTGTCATGGAGGCTGCCTGTCAAGGGGCCAAGGCAGCGGGCGGACTCACGGTGAGTATTTTGCCCTCCGCAAATGGGGCCGATCGCTCCGCTGCCGTAGACATTCCCATCCTGACAGGCTTAGGGGATGCCCGCAATGTCGTCAACGTGCTGTCGAGCCAGGTAGTAGTGGCCTGCGGACTCGGCCCCGGCACCGCCTCTGAAATTGCCCTCGCCCTCAAGGCCCAGCGCCCTGTCATTTTGATAGAAATGCCCCCCGGAGCGATCGCCCTGTGGCAGAGTTTAGCGACCGGGCCGTTGGCGATCGCCGACACCGTTGCTGTCGCCATAGAGCAAATCCAGCAGTGGCTAGCACCCTGA
- a CDS encoding cyclic nucleotide-binding domain-containing protein: MSVPIAALVQGLLAASSLLVGAILGIAWRPARSITAAIMAFGSGTLLSAIAFDITLPAYQSSGFLPLVAGFALGGTLFSVIVGYIDNQGGFIRHPSSSRRFLYHHRQDEASEVLDRIGHIEVLHSLSPDEMQAIIPLLKPLQVEAGMVLCQEGAPGDSMFLIVEGDAEIYKGPQRLAALGSGEIFGEMALLTGEERSATVVAKTPMELYELDKADFDAMLTYAPQLSSGLSRILARRLRETTQSTAKLAPVDDDHWRRQVLDSVEVDIPISEQQFKELAQSSAPLAILVGTMIDNIPEALVIGFHVGTGHTGASFLMAVFISNIPEAMSSSIGMRQAGTSAQRILALWGGAVLLSGLVAMVGSQLVPVASEWMLAMAKATAGGAILAMVASTMMPEAYEMGGGSVTFSTIAGFLVSFWLASSAF, from the coding sequence ATGAGCGTTCCCATTGCTGCGCTAGTTCAAGGGTTGTTGGCTGCCTCTAGCTTGCTAGTAGGGGCCATTTTAGGGATTGCCTGGCGACCGGCGCGATCGATCACAGCGGCCATAATGGCCTTTGGCAGCGGCACGCTGCTCTCTGCGATCGCCTTCGACATTACCCTGCCCGCCTACCAGAGCAGCGGCTTCTTGCCGCTGGTGGCGGGTTTTGCCCTGGGCGGCACCCTGTTTTCCGTCATTGTGGGCTACATCGACAACCAGGGGGGCTTTATTCGCCACCCGTCGTCGTCGCGGCGGTTTCTCTACCACCACCGCCAGGATGAAGCCTCGGAGGTGCTCGATCGCATTGGCCACATCGAAGTGCTTCACAGTCTTTCCCCTGACGAAATGCAGGCAATTATTCCCCTGCTCAAGCCACTTCAGGTCGAGGCGGGGATGGTGCTATGCCAGGAGGGTGCTCCTGGCGACTCCATGTTTCTCATCGTGGAGGGGGATGCCGAGATCTATAAAGGCCCCCAGCGGTTGGCCGCCCTGGGCTCTGGGGAAATCTTTGGCGAGATGGCGCTGCTGACTGGAGAAGAGCGATCGGCCACGGTGGTGGCCAAAACACCTATGGAGCTCTACGAACTCGACAAGGCCGATTTCGACGCCATGCTCACCTATGCCCCTCAGCTCTCCAGCGGGCTGAGCCGCATTTTGGCTCGGCGGCTGCGCGAAACTACCCAGTCTACCGCTAAGCTTGCTCCGGTGGATGATGACCACTGGCGGCGGCAAGTGCTCGACAGCGTCGAGGTCGATATTCCTATTTCAGAGCAGCAGTTCAAGGAGCTGGCCCAAAGCTCGGCCCCCCTGGCCATTTTGGTGGGCACCATGATCGACAACATTCCCGAGGCGTTGGTGATTGGCTTTCACGTGGGCACAGGCCACACGGGAGCATCATTCTTAATGGCGGTGTTTATCTCCAACATTCCCGAGGCGATGTCGAGCTCCATTGGCATGCGCCAGGCGGGTACCTCGGCCCAACGCATTCTGGCGCTGTGGGGTGGTGCGGTGCTGCTCAGCGGATTAGTAGCTATGGTCGGCAGTCAGCTGGTGCCGGTGGCATCTGAATGGATGCTAGCTATGGCCAAGGCCACTGCCGGGGGTGCTATTCTCGCTATGGTCGCTAGCACCATGATGCCCGAAGCCTACGAGATGGGCGGCGGCTCGGTGACCTTCTCGACCATCGCCGGGTTTTTGGTCAGCTTTTGGTTGGCCTCCTCGGCGTTTTAG
- a CDS encoding caspase family protein has product MTLKRRAFLQQASLALGALGVGGTAWLTTYSRYQEALAKPARRRLALLIGINAYPDRALDPDVAQDIALKGCVTDVELQRQLLVHRFGFQSADVVTVINEEATRANILTAIDEHLVQQAQADDVVLLHFSGYGSQVRVVGAEASNALQAAWVTVDSRLPSEANPVLGDLLEAEIIAQLKPLATANLTTVIDAGSQDAGYLRWGNSRVRSRPTVPTGMVSSPTEISSLPLDAPWPGLVLRAADVGRLVLESHWDGFSAGVFTYALTQSLWETEPDSTAKVLIQRAGSRLQRWVGADQQPGLSDRLPPYTGPTTYSLTPQLPPAAGVLLSRSDERPLTAWLGGVPPQVLRYLQPGSRLMAEADGAAVLLRLESRTGLKAVVRPLESEVSPPAIAHQPLFEQVRRLPQTIDLIVALDSQLKRVERVDATSALSSIPLVTSVTAGEKAADCLFGRLPTGPAPTLTAALPNAGEALPKLDSDARGASQGGEHPAESSYGLFAPNRTLLPGTMLAKEEAVKTTVNRLTPYLQTLLALKLVRLTENHAASQVGAAALLEAVQPKPMPLLVQLTERSSAVTWPLTIRQAQRSATDDPIMLPRDGRIGYRLANTSTEILHLLWISFDSRGECNALVTLPDAIAADGAEVPPAAMPLSPGQLISIPADGAGWAMPGVATWVEAYVILSTQPLDQCLAVLGDDPPSLATGFRPVPQPLRLAQALLQDLSTSSDEEKKPDPDYYALHHDRWATLSFRYAIA; this is encoded by the coding sequence GTGACACTGAAACGACGGGCGTTTTTGCAGCAGGCAAGCTTGGCCCTAGGAGCGCTGGGAGTAGGCGGTACGGCTTGGCTAACAACCTATAGCCGCTACCAGGAAGCCCTGGCCAAGCCCGCCCGTCGTCGGCTGGCCCTGTTGATTGGTATCAATGCCTACCCCGATCGCGCCCTCGACCCCGACGTAGCCCAAGACATTGCTCTCAAGGGCTGCGTCACCGATGTGGAGCTCCAGCGGCAGTTGCTGGTGCATCGCTTTGGCTTTCAGTCAGCGGATGTGGTCACGGTGATCAATGAGGAGGCCACCCGTGCCAACATTTTGACTGCCATTGACGAACATCTGGTGCAGCAGGCCCAGGCCGACGATGTTGTGCTGCTGCACTTTAGCGGCTACGGCAGTCAGGTGCGAGTGGTTGGGGCCGAAGCCTCGAACGCGCTACAGGCCGCCTGGGTAACGGTGGACAGCCGCCTGCCCAGTGAAGCTAATCCTGTTTTAGGCGATCTGCTTGAGGCCGAAATTATTGCTCAGCTCAAGCCCCTGGCCACTGCCAACCTGACCACTGTCATCGATGCCGGCAGTCAGGATGCGGGCTATCTGCGTTGGGGAAATTCTCGAGTTAGATCCCGGCCGACAGTGCCTACGGGTATGGTGTCGTCGCCCACGGAAATATCTTCCCTGCCGCTAGACGCTCCCTGGCCAGGGCTAGTGCTACGGGCGGCCGACGTGGGGCGACTGGTATTAGAAAGCCATTGGGACGGGTTTAGCGCTGGGGTCTTCACCTACGCCCTTACCCAGAGTCTTTGGGAAACAGAACCTGACTCCACGGCTAAGGTCTTAATACAGCGCGCTGGTTCGCGACTCCAGCGTTGGGTAGGGGCTGATCAGCAGCCCGGTCTAAGCGATCGCCTACCGCCTTACACTGGCCCAACGACCTACAGCCTAACGCCCCAGCTGCCGCCAGCGGCAGGGGTACTTTTGTCGCGCAGCGATGAGCGGCCTTTGACCGCGTGGCTGGGAGGTGTGCCGCCCCAGGTGCTGCGTTACCTACAGCCCGGCTCTCGCCTGATGGCCGAAGCCGATGGGGCAGCTGTGCTCCTGCGGCTGGAGTCGCGCACGGGCTTAAAAGCCGTAGTCCGGCCTCTGGAGAGCGAGGTTTCTCCACCGGCGATCGCCCATCAGCCCCTGTTCGAGCAGGTGCGGCGACTGCCCCAGACCATCGATTTAATTGTGGCCCTCGACAGCCAGCTCAAGCGGGTGGAGCGAGTAGATGCTACTAGCGCCTTGTCGAGCATTCCCCTGGTGACCTCGGTGACCGCTGGTGAAAAGGCCGCTGATTGCCTATTTGGCCGGCTGCCCACTGGCCCAGCCCCCACCCTGACCGCTGCCCTGCCCAACGCTGGTGAGGCCTTGCCTAAGCTAGATAGTGATGCTCGGGGAGCCTCCCAGGGGGGAGAACACCCCGCAGAGAGCAGCTACGGACTGTTTGCCCCCAACCGCACCCTGCTGCCTGGCACCATGCTGGCCAAAGAAGAGGCAGTGAAAACAACGGTCAACCGGCTTACCCCCTACCTGCAAACCCTGCTGGCTCTTAAGCTAGTGCGATTGACCGAAAACCATGCGGCCTCCCAGGTGGGGGCGGCGGCGCTGTTAGAGGCGGTGCAGCCCAAGCCCATGCCGCTGCTGGTGCAGCTTACCGAGCGTAGCTCTGCTGTCACCTGGCCCCTAACCATTCGACAGGCCCAAAGGTCGGCGACCGATGACCCAATTATGCTGCCTCGCGATGGCCGTATCGGCTATCGCTTAGCTAACACCTCGACCGAAATCCTCCACCTGCTGTGGATTAGCTTTGACAGCCGGGGAGAATGCAACGCCTTGGTCACATTGCCTGATGCGATCGCCGCTGATGGAGCCGAAGTTCCGCCCGCTGCCATGCCCCTGTCACCGGGGCAGCTCATTTCTATCCCCGCCGATGGGGCTGGCTGGGCCATGCCGGGGGTGGCCACCTGGGTAGAAGCCTACGTCATTCTCAGCACCCAGCCCCTGGATCAGTGCCTAGCCGTGCTGGGAGACGATCCCCCATCGCTGGCTACAGGTTTTCGCCCGGTGCCCCAGCCCCTGCGGCTGGCCCAAGCGCTGCTGCAAGACCTCAGCACCAGCTCTGACGAGGAGAAAAAGCCTGATCCTGACTACTACGCTCTGCACCACGATCGCTGGGCAACCCTCAGCTTTCGCTACGCCATTGCCTAA
- a CDS encoding pentapeptide repeat-containing protein, with translation METPPSSSQFFSSQLPNLPADITVADLLERYAAGERDFRGIQLIGADLSRQNLSGANFRQSNLQNTTFAGATLVGANFREAKLTDVNFNQATLILANLIGADMADARLVGADLSEAGMRSANLVRADLNQAVLRETNLNEAVLDHATLHKAVLSEASLSRGRMLAADMEGANLEHANMTSALMNRAVLRGAVLVGAVFTGATLEGADFQEADMSRAKLTSTNLVNVNLSYANLRGANLSWSSLRGANLRGATLYRTRLSWSNLSGADLTDAVMINAKLDYTNLRRTDVHGTIMPDGYTMGSQE, from the coding sequence TTGGAAACGCCCCCCTCCAGTTCCCAGTTCTTCAGTTCTCAACTCCCCAACCTGCCGGCAGATATAACTGTCGCCGATCTACTGGAGCGCTACGCGGCGGGGGAACGAGACTTTCGCGGCATTCAGCTAATTGGCGCTGACTTGAGTCGACAGAACCTCAGCGGGGCCAATTTTCGTCAGTCTAATCTGCAAAATACGACCTTTGCTGGGGCCACGTTGGTTGGGGCTAACTTCCGTGAGGCTAAGCTCACCGACGTCAATTTTAATCAGGCTACGCTGATTTTAGCCAACTTAATTGGGGCTGACATGGCCGATGCTCGCCTGGTGGGAGCCGACCTGAGTGAGGCGGGTATGCGAAGCGCTAACCTGGTGCGAGCCGATCTCAACCAGGCAGTTTTACGCGAAACCAACCTCAACGAAGCGGTGCTCGACCACGCTACGCTGCACAAGGCCGTGCTGAGCGAGGCTAGCCTCAGCCGGGGCAGAATGCTGGCGGCCGATATGGAAGGCGCTAACCTGGAGCACGCCAATATGACCAGTGCACTGATGAACCGAGCCGTCCTGCGAGGAGCCGTGTTGGTGGGTGCGGTGTTCACTGGAGCTACCCTCGAGGGGGCTGATTTTCAGGAGGCCGACATGAGTCGAGCCAAGTTAACGAGCACAAACCTGGTGAATGTCAATTTGTCCTATGCCAATTTGCGCGGGGCCAATCTGAGCTGGAGTTCTCTGCGGGGGGCCAATCTGCGGGGGGCGACCCTATATCGCACCCGCTTGAGCTGGTCAAATCTCAGCGGAGCTGACCTCACCGATGCGGTCATGATCAACGCCAAGCTTGACTACACCAACCTGCGGCGTACCGATGTGCACGGCACCATCATGCCCGACGGTTACACCATGGGCTCCCAGGAATAA
- a CDS encoding alpha/beta hydrolase translates to MSLFSPLRRWGWGAVAASGLLVGGLAVAPSAAAADSVTVRLGRLSQTVSLDELQAFAATGEVPRSLRLYRPLLNASIQEVLQGEIALEPEVSQVILDEILQTPGGARLLDTLRAIAPNLAADDLRVTLEQVGKAESGLTLLGILRAMPQDTLEIDVGTLLTLASQFQLAQMESKALGRVLRKDPAAETAEPAPLLETDPFATGSSAVERWELVLRDHSRDRSIPLDIYWSKDSHGPLVVISHGFGADRRFFAYLAEHLASHGLTVVSVEHPGSNVAALLSLPPDDLPEAAAQSRILPATEFLDRPRDISYVLDRLERLNTYSYSLRDRLNTDEVAFIGHSLGGYTGLALAGAALDLRSLEAYCQTLNPVNVSPADWLQCAAQDLPVKYANLRDDRITQLIVANPLTGVLFGETGLSRVRVPTLVLAGTHDTVTPMASQQLRPFMQLPADKYLVTVVGGSHLSVGDPNNLNADLGRIPFMAELPDVTTAPLRIFLQGVSFSFVMQQTSEAEAYAPALDPAVAHAFSTTTMSLRLSQTVPEGLAAWPRLRQSGLHRQEGLISYLPSLLHLEALAIQDQFQALQRQMVDYLRHTPPSLTAVYWPFLGPQLPMQANQPGSKPATSQ, encoded by the coding sequence TTGAGTCTTTTCTCCCCCCTCAGACGATGGGGCTGGGGCGCGGTTGCAGCTAGCGGACTGCTCGTAGGTGGGTTGGCGGTGGCCCCCTCGGCAGCGGCAGCAGATTCGGTGACGGTGCGTCTGGGGCGGCTATCTCAGACGGTGAGCCTTGATGAATTACAGGCGTTTGCCGCTACAGGTGAGGTCCCCCGATCGCTGCGGCTTTACCGGCCGCTGCTCAACGCCAGCATCCAGGAGGTGCTCCAGGGCGAAATCGCCCTAGAACCCGAGGTGAGCCAGGTAATTTTAGACGAGATTTTGCAGACCCCCGGCGGAGCGCGGCTGCTCGACACTTTGCGGGCGATCGCGCCCAATCTGGCTGCCGACGATCTGCGAGTCACCCTCGAACAGGTGGGTAAAGCGGAGTCTGGCCTTACCCTGCTGGGTATTTTGCGGGCCATGCCCCAAGACACCCTAGAGATTGACGTGGGCACCCTGCTCACCCTGGCCTCTCAGTTTCAGCTGGCGCAAATGGAGAGTAAGGCGCTCGGTCGAGTGCTGCGCAAAGACCCTGCGGCTGAGACAGCCGAACCTGCTCCGCTGCTGGAAACCGATCCCTTTGCCACGGGCTCCTCGGCGGTCGAGCGCTGGGAGCTGGTGTTGCGCGATCACAGTCGCGATCGCAGCATTCCCCTTGATATTTATTGGAGCAAAGACAGCCACGGCCCGCTGGTGGTGATCTCCCATGGGTTTGGGGCCGATCGCCGCTTCTTTGCCTACTTGGCCGAGCATTTAGCCTCCCATGGGCTTACGGTAGTATCTGTGGAGCACCCCGGCAGCAATGTTGCCGCCCTGCTGTCGTTGCCTCCCGACGACCTGCCTGAGGCCGCTGCCCAGAGCCGCATTTTACCGGCCACCGAGTTTCTTGACCGACCCCGCGATATCAGCTACGTGCTCGATCGCTTAGAAAGACTCAACACCTACTCCTACAGCCTGCGCGATCGCCTCAACACGGACGAGGTAGCTTTCATTGGCCATTCCCTTGGCGGCTATACGGGGTTGGCCCTAGCCGGGGCGGCGCTGGATCTGCGATCGCTTGAGGCCTACTGCCAAACCCTTAACCCAGTCAACGTCTCCCCCGCCGACTGGCTTCAGTGCGCCGCCCAAGACTTGCCCGTTAAATACGCTAACCTGCGCGATGATCGGATCACTCAGCTGATTGTGGCCAACCCCCTCACCGGAGTGCTGTTTGGCGAAACGGGACTGAGCCGAGTGCGGGTGCCTACCCTGGTTCTGGCCGGCACCCACGATACCGTCACGCCCATGGCCAGCCAACAGTTGCGCCCCTTCATGCAGCTACCTGCCGATAAGTATCTCGTTACCGTGGTGGGCGGGTCACATTTGAGCGTTGGCGATCCCAACAACCTCAACGCCGACTTGGGCCGCATTCCGTTTATGGCCGAGTTACCCGACGTCACCACCGCCCCTCTGCGCATTTTTCTCCAGGGGGTGAGCTTCAGCTTTGTCATGCAGCAGACTTCTGAGGCTGAAGCCTACGCTCCAGCTTTAGACCCCGCAGTGGCCCATGCGTTTTCAACGACTACGATGTCACTGCGCCTGAGTCAGACCGTGCCCGAGGGCCTAGCCGCTTGGCCTCGGCTGCGGCAGAGCGGGCTGCACCGTCAAGAAGGGTTAATCAGCTACCTGCCCTCTCTACTCCATCTCGAGGCTTTGGCAATCCAGGACCAGTTTCAGGCTCTACAGCGCCAAATGGTTGACTATTTGCGCCATACCCCCCCTTCTCTAACAGCAGTATATTGGCCCTTCTTGGGGCCACAGCTACCGATGCAGGCCAACCAGCCCGGCAGCAAACCGGCTACCTCCCAGTGA
- a CDS encoding DUF6816 family protein: MPRSLLTLLRRRLFWLTLLLTVWLLCSGQAPVGATALKGGQSLVERLAAFPQWGTKPALPVARGDLVYPDWLRGKWQLTSTLVDLAAPMAPDLVTPGFEGNRAQLGIPVTCPVQFVAAPRGAQRGPLGAVQRLIPAVAGSPQTVADRAFNGLSMARAYLGEVVVQAVKVDPSNPNRQVTLLKGNRQLESTVTARTIEVPGEAEFITVERFQQVFRGGVAIPYFNEVETTTAYRRVADGSAGSGFATRVGADQVTAVYLSPQDPEFLKAQNQPVALYRYRLELVPI, translated from the coding sequence ATGCCCCGATCGCTGCTCACTCTCCTGCGCCGCCGTCTGTTCTGGCTCACCCTGCTACTGACGGTGTGGCTACTGTGCAGCGGTCAGGCTCCGGTGGGCGCGACGGCTTTAAAGGGCGGTCAAAGTTTGGTCGAGCGCCTAGCGGCTTTTCCCCAGTGGGGCACCAAGCCCGCATTGCCTGTGGCTCGAGGCGACTTGGTTTATCCCGACTGGTTGCGGGGCAAGTGGCAGCTCACCAGCACTCTAGTCGATTTGGCGGCACCCATGGCTCCTGACTTGGTGACTCCTGGTTTTGAGGGCAATCGCGCACAGCTAGGTATCCCAGTGACCTGTCCAGTGCAGTTTGTAGCAGCACCACGGGGGGCGCAGCGTGGCCCGCTGGGAGCCGTGCAGCGTTTAATCCCCGCTGTAGCCGGTTCGCCGCAAACCGTAGCCGATCGCGCCTTTAATGGATTAAGCATGGCTCGCGCCTACCTGGGAGAGGTTGTGGTGCAGGCGGTCAAGGTAGACCCCAGCAATCCCAACCGCCAGGTGACGCTGCTGAAGGGCAACCGTCAGCTTGAGTCCACAGTGACGGCCCGAACTATTGAAGTGCCTGGGGAGGCTGAATTTATTACTGTGGAGCGATTTCAGCAGGTGTTTCGAGGTGGCGTTGCAATTCCTTACTTCAATGAAGTGGAAACTACCACCGCCTATCGCCGAGTAGCAGACGGCTCTGCGGGGTCGGGTTTCGCCACCCGCGTGGGGGCTGACCAGGTGACGGCGGTGTATTTGTCGCCCCAGGATCCCGAGTTTCTCAAGGCTCAAAATCAACCTGTGGCGTTGTATCGCTATCGCTTGGAACTGGTACCGATATAG